The DNA segment AAGTGAAAGGTGGGCGTTAGGATGCGCCTTCGCTGGAGCCACTTTGCACCGGCACTGTTCAGCAGCCCGACACCGATGAACGGATACATAAACCGATACAGCAGGCTCTTTTCCGTGTTGCGAGATCCACTCAGAAATGGTTCCGCCTCTGTGCAGCGCGTTATGTTCAGTATGAAGAGGTACCGATTAAGCCACAGCTTGTACGATCCACCGTATTGGGAGGTCCAGCGACGGAACGCATCGAACGCTTTGGCCGCATCCAGCCCGCGCGTGTGATACATCGTACCGATCAGTGGCCATACGGGTGGTCCGGCAAATTGCCGGAGGGCAGTGTACGTTGGACCACGCTTGTCGAACACATCCCAAACGAACCACaggagaagaagcaaaaggatggaaagggtAGAAATCACTAACGGCGACTGCACTACTACGTTCCAATCGGATGCCATGGTTGTAACTGAATTGCAAAACCCATCGAAGACGCATTACATTCTCCCGCCTACTCACCAACAACTGTGAGGGACTGAACTTGTGATTGTGCTGTTTGTGGGGAAATGTGTTGCTCTAGAACCGATAAGAACCGCTGTTGTCTGATGGAATGCGCCGTGTGTTTGTAAACTTGGTAGCGGTAGGTCATGGAGTACAGGCGCTCTCGATGTAAATAGGAAGCTAAGCCGGCGTAATTTTCTTAAAGGAGGGAATCCATAGCCCATTATCACCACTTTTCCATAACCACTTAAGATAGCAATCCCAATCCATAGGCCCTTCTCTATCGCCGTTCCAGTCGCACCTTCAGTGGAGTTTTAGCGCGCAGCACAAGATCGGCCATAAAGACGATCTCTTCCCGGCGCGTCACTGGTTTGAGTCGGAAGCGTTCCAGTACCGCCACCAGAACCGTTTTCATCTCCAGCTGAGCGAACTTCTGGCCGATACAGTTCCTGGGTCCAGCACTGAAGGGGACGTAAGCATATGGGTTACGTTTCTCCGCCACCTCCGGTAGAAACCGGTCCGGATCGAAGCGTTCCGGGTCGGGGAATTGGACGGGATCACGGTGCAGATCGTAGATGTGGATGTGTGACATGGTGTTGTGCGGAAAGGTTGTACCATCTGTGGGAAGGTGAGAAGAAGAGATAAAGGGAGCTATTTAGCGATTCAGATTCTTGAAGCTTAATGAATCTTCAAACGGGAATTCAAGAGGAATGAATCTAAAACCTCAAATAGTAAGATTCACAATTCTTCAATAATTCAAGAATCGCTTAAGCTTAAATCGCTCATTCAGTGATGAGTCTCTGAAGATCACACGTACAGCCTCCCGAAGATCACATTTACACGTGTGATGGAGGTGCGATCTCTTGAGGTTTACAAGTACTTAGCGTTACACATATttttggagattcatgaatctttagtgATTCATACATATTTGAAAAACCAAATGAATCTTCACGAAAGATTCACGATGCACTACACTACATCTACGTCCGTTTGGGATTTCCAACCAGTTTTCATCCCAGCTATTCTTACCCACAACGAGCTCTCCGGAGGTGGTTCGTGAGATGAAGGCAACTGGCGGGTATAGGCGTAGCGATTCCTTGATCACCCGATCCAAATACGGCAGGTTCTGGTAGTCCTGGACCGAGCGGGGATCACTGGACGAGCGATCCAACACTTCCTGGAGCTCCCCGTAGCAACGTTCCTGGACGTCCTGTTCGATTGCGAGCAGAATGAGCGTGAACATGATCGCGGCCGCCGTTGTGTCGTGGCCCTCGAACATGAACGTGTCCACCTCTTCCCGGATGCCTTCCTCGTCGATCTGCTGCTTCGCTTCGGCGGCAAGCAGTGTGTCCAGCATGGCGTACCGTTGCTTACTGCCAAAGTACCTGCAGGAGGGAGAAACCAAACAGTTTTAGTAGGCGATAGACCGACATCGTGTGTTGCCATGCGATACTCTGTTACATGTTTTCCTCTGTGGTGGAGTTAGCAGTAAGCTGGGCCGCCTGGAAGGTTTCTCTCCGCTGTCGGATGATGCTGCGTGTGAAGTGATGTATTGGTTTGAGTGATTTTGCCAGCGGTCCATCGTAGCCTAGCAACCGGTAGACACGGTCACTGTACAGCCAGGGTGACATCGTGCGGTGGAACAACATTTCTCCCACCTCGTACACCTTCTGCTTGTACTCATCAGCCTCACGGTAAGCGTCCAGCTTCACACCCATCGCCGTTTCTGTAGCGTTTTGAGCGATATTAATTGATTAGTTGGGGATTTTTATCTCGCAAATATCGCCCGGTTTTTTTTACCACAAATCGTGTGCAGCGCAAAGCTCGTTACAATCGGCTGCAGTACAACGTCCTGCACTCCGTCGGCCAGCCGGTCCAACCGGCGCACTAGCTGCTCACTTTCCTCCTGGAAGATGGTCAGAAACTTGGGCAGAATGTTGAAGTGGAAGGCAGGCGTTAGGATGCGCCGTCGCTGCTGCCACTTGGGGCCCTTGCTGCACAGCAACCCGTCGCCCATGAGCGGATGCAGAAACCGGTACAGGATGCTTTTGCGCGTGTGCTGCGTACTGGAGAGGATCTTTTCCGCTTCCTGTACGCGCGTCACGTTCAGTATCACGCTGCCATCGATCCACTGCCGGTAGGAGGCCCCGTAGCGGATGGCATTCGCGCGGGCGTAAGCGAACGTTTGGACTGGAAAGGGGCGGGAATCGATCGTAGCGAGTTCTCAACCGGGGAGGGACAGCTCACTTACCGGGATTTTTAAACAGCAGCTCAAACAAACTGCCAAACACCGGGACGATCGTTCCGCCCGGGTAGCGCAGGGCCGCTCGATAGCCATCCGTCTGCTTGGACCGGTAGTCGCGCACCAGCAGGATGGCAATGCAGCTCCCGAGAACGCACACTAGCACCGCGAGCAACATCTTAAGCCCTCCGGTGTGCCGTTCTAATCCGTTGCGTTGGACGTGCGCGACGGTACTGAACGATCGCGTGTGTACCACCTAATGCTACCTGGTCGGTATTCCTGATTCCTGATTCGCGGCCGACGTGACTCGGGTCACAGGGCCAACATTGCGGAAGTAGCGAGAGAAGTCCAGTTTCGCACGCTGTCCCACGCTGGTGGGGGGCGTGTTTTGTGGAGTACGCCGCCACCTTATAATCTCGCTAATCGGTGCAACGGCAAAGAGCGGTTGTGCGCGCAAAAGAGCAGTTCCCAACGAGATGAAcacaccagagagagagagagaga comes from the Anopheles coluzzii chromosome 2, AcolN3, whole genome shotgun sequence genome and includes:
- the LOC120949205 gene encoding cytochrome P450 4C1-like; this translates as MGDGLLCSKGPKWQQRRRILTPAFHFNILPKFLTIFQEESEQLVRRLDRLADGVQDVVLQPIVTSFALHTICETAMGVKLDAYREADEYKQKVYEVGEMLFHRTMSPWLYSDRVYRLLGYDGPLAKSLKPIHHFTRSIIRQRRETFQAAQLTANSTTEENMYFGSKQRYAMLDTLLAAEAKQQIDEEGIREEVDTFMFEGHDTTAAAIMFTLILLAIEQDVQERCYGELQEVLDRSSSDPRSVQDYQNLPYLDRVIKESLRLYPPVAFISRTTSGELVVDGTTFPHNTMSHIHIYDLHRDPVQFPDPERFDPDRFLPEVAEKRNPYAYVPFSAGPRNCIGQKFAQLEMKTVLVAVLERFRLKPVTRREEIVFMADLVLRAKTPLKVRLERRCVFDGFCNSVTTMASDWNVVVQSPLVISTLSILLLLLLWFVWDVFDKRGPTYTALRQFAGPPVWPLIGTMYHTRGLDAAKAFDAFRRWTSQYGGSYKLWLNRYLFILNITRCTEAEPFLSGSRNTEKSLLYRFMYPFIGVGLLNSAGAKWLQRRRILTPTFHFNILNGFHRTFCEESEKLAAKIDSKWDGCEGAAVEIELQSAMSQLTLNTICETSMGVKLDTLDGAKEYREGIYRVGEMLLNRAVRPWLYVDWTYWLLGYSRQLQRLLKPLHLFTASIIAQRRDLFAQGKLNDLSSSQDEDHSLYSTTPGGKKRYAMLDTLLTAEMQGQIDPDGIREEVDTFTFEGHDTTGSALVFILLTLSWEPEIQTRLHQELSQLATQNDLTDGHLSPNDLNSAKFFDRVIKECLRLWPPVAFISRSVTEEIHLPDGRIIPQGCIANLHIFDLHRDPAQFPDPERFDPDRFLPECVSQRSPYAYIPFSAGPRNCIGQKYALLEVKTAVAYLVLRYRILPATKREEIRFIADLVLRSATPLKVRFERRQNA